In Bordetella holmesii ATCC 51541, the following proteins share a genomic window:
- a CDS encoding integrase core domain protein — translation MENAYIESFNGKFRDECLNEHWFLSLRQAKSLIENWRVEYNTDRPHSALGYLTPAQFVQAHQKEGLLPLGSMSVPY, via the coding sequence GTGGAGAACGCTTATATCGAAAGTTTCAACGGCAAGTTCCGCGACGAATGCCTTAACGAGCACTGGTTCTTGTCCCTGCGACAGGCTAAAAGCTTGATCGAAAACTGGCGAGTCGAGTACAACACCGATCGGCCTCACAGCGCGCTCGGATATTTAACGCCGGCGCAATTCGTGCAGGCTCATCAGAAAGAAGGTCTTTTACCCCTGGGCTCTATGTCGGTGCCGTACTAA